The Gemmatimonadota bacterium genome includes the window GGGAAGCACGGATACTCTTGGCAGCAAAGCTATATGAAATTGGTCGCTTATCTTCAGGGCGAGCTGCAGAACTCGCAGGCCTGGGTAGAGTAGCTTTTTTTGATATGTTGAAGTCGTACAAAGTACCTGTGGCAAATTTAACCTCTGAAGAGTTAAAAAAGGACTTCGAGAGTGCCGGAAAGATGCGTGGTTGATACATCTGCACTACAATATCTTTTTCGTATAGGCCAATTGGAGATTCTTCAGAAACTCTTTGATGAAG containing:
- a CDS encoding UPF0175 family protein, which encodes MSSIKIECPAHILDALKETPDEFAREARILLAAKLYEIGRLSSGRAAELAGLGRVAFFDMLKSYKVPVANLTSEELKKDFESAGKMRG